A single genomic interval of Solimonas sp. K1W22B-7 harbors:
- a CDS encoding sulfite exporter TauE/SafE family protein: protein MESLLIYVLTGAIAGLLAGLFGVGGGMIMVPALALVLPGQGVPPDVVMQVAVATSLAVISATSVSSMLSHQKHGAVLWPVFRWMALGLVLGSVAGAFVADRLASRTLALFVGCGALAVAVQMALDLKPKAAAPLPGPGVLIGAGGVIGLLSALVGIGGGSLTVPFLGWRSVDIRKAVGTSAACGVPIAWAGALGFIASGWDRTDLPAPHLGYVSLHGFAGLAVASVLMAPLGARLAHRLPPQQLKRGFALLLAGVGLKMLIG from the coding sequence ATGGAATCCTTGCTCATCTACGTTCTGACCGGCGCCATCGCCGGATTGCTCGCCGGACTTTTCGGTGTCGGCGGCGGCATGATCATGGTGCCGGCCCTGGCGCTGGTGCTGCCGGGCCAGGGCGTGCCGCCGGACGTGGTCATGCAGGTAGCGGTGGCCACCTCGCTGGCCGTGATCTCGGCCACCTCGGTGTCGTCCATGCTGAGCCACCAGAAGCACGGCGCGGTGCTGTGGCCGGTGTTCCGCTGGATGGCCCTGGGCCTGGTGCTGGGCTCGGTGGCCGGCGCCTTCGTCGCCGACAGGCTGGCCAGCCGTACCCTGGCGCTGTTCGTCGGCTGCGGCGCACTGGCCGTAGCCGTGCAGATGGCCCTGGATCTCAAGCCCAAGGCGGCCGCCCCGCTGCCGGGCCCCGGCGTCTTAATCGGAGCCGGCGGTGTCATCGGCCTGCTGTCGGCCCTGGTCGGCATCGGCGGCGGCTCGCTGACCGTGCCCTTCCTGGGCTGGCGCAGCGTCGACATCCGCAAGGCCGTAGGCACCTCCGCGGCCTGCGGCGTGCCGATCGCCTGGGCCGGCGCCCTGGGCTTCATCGCCTCGGGCTGGGACCGGACCGACCTGCCGGCGCCGCACCTGGGCTATGTCAGCCTGCATGGCTTCGCCGGCCTGGCCGTGGCCAGTGTGCTGATGGCGCCCCTGGGCGCCAGGCTTGCCCACCGCCTGCCGCCGCAGCAGCTGAAGCGCGGTTTCGCCCTGTTGCTGGCCGGCGTTGGGCTGAAGATGCTGATTGGCTAG
- a CDS encoding lytic transglycosylase domain-containing protein, which yields MDKRGIGGKGIRYPGRALLAGLMLAVSAAQAAEVYVYREPGGIRLFTDRQVRDPAYVFISKYGRPTAYTSCKGLSAAGLDARLRSYEDLIYKYAAQQQVEPALVKAVMRVESCFDHRAVSRVGARGLMQLMPGTAADLGVSDSFDPAQNIRGGVTYLRLMLDRFGNDQKLALAAYNAGPGAVTKHQGVPPFKETQAYVEKVRSHYQRYH from the coding sequence TTGGATAAACGAGGCATTGGGGGGAAGGGCATCCGCTATCCGGGCCGCGCACTGCTGGCCGGGCTGATGCTCGCCGTCTCCGCTGCCCAGGCCGCCGAGGTCTACGTCTACCGCGAGCCGGGCGGCATCCGCCTGTTCACCGACCGCCAGGTGCGGGACCCGGCCTACGTCTTCATCTCCAAGTACGGCCGCCCCACCGCCTACACCTCCTGCAAGGGCCTGAGCGCCGCCGGCCTCGACGCGCGCCTGCGCAGCTACGAGGACCTGATCTACAAGTACGCCGCCCAGCAGCAGGTGGAGCCGGCGCTGGTCAAGGCGGTGATGCGCGTGGAGTCCTGCTTCGACCACCGCGCGGTGTCGCGCGTGGGCGCCCGCGGCCTGATGCAACTGATGCCCGGCACCGCCGCCGACCTCGGCGTCAGCGACAGCTTCGACCCGGCGCAGAACATCCGCGGCGGCGTCACCTACCTGCGCCTGATGCTGGACCGCTTCGGCAACGACCAGAAGCTGGCCCTGGCCGCCTACAACGCCGGCCCCGGCGCGGTGACCAAGCACCAGGGCGTGCCGCCGTTCAAGGAAACCCAGGCCTACGTCGAGAAGGTGCGCTCGCACTACCAGCGGTATCACTAG
- a CDS encoding LysR substrate-binding domain-containing protein: MNLNHLSIFQAVAASGSISGGARELHISQSAVSKQLAEFERALGVLLLDRLPRGVRPTEAGRLLLGYANRLFAIEAEAAQALGDLQQLGRGRLAIGASRTIGGYMLPDTLAAFRRRHPGVELSLQVENTQAIEAKLLAGEIDIGFAEGIVSSGLLDYQVFAEDELVLIAAPGHPLASGAALSLAALAGCPLLMHEVGSGTRAVTERALAAKNIRLRPAMTLASTEAIKHTVATGVALAFLSAQAVRTELKAGTLGVVEVKGLRIRRPLYRVQLKSAWLSPALEAFLGFLPDR, encoded by the coding sequence ATGAATCTCAACCACCTCTCGATCTTCCAGGCCGTGGCCGCCAGCGGCAGCATCAGCGGCGGCGCCCGCGAGCTGCACATCAGCCAGTCGGCGGTGTCCAAGCAGCTGGCCGAGTTCGAGCGCGCCCTGGGCGTGCTGCTGCTGGACCGCCTGCCGCGCGGCGTGCGTCCCACCGAGGCCGGCCGCCTGCTGCTGGGCTATGCCAACCGCCTGTTCGCGATCGAGGCCGAGGCCGCCCAGGCCCTGGGCGACCTGCAGCAGCTGGGCCGCGGCCGCCTGGCGATCGGCGCCAGCCGCACCATCGGCGGCTACATGCTGCCCGACACGCTGGCCGCCTTCCGCCGCCGCCATCCCGGCGTGGAGCTGTCACTGCAGGTGGAGAACACCCAGGCCATCGAGGCCAAGCTGCTGGCCGGCGAGATCGACATCGGCTTCGCCGAGGGCATCGTCAGCAGCGGCCTGCTGGACTACCAGGTCTTCGCCGAGGACGAACTGGTGCTGATCGCCGCCCCAGGCCATCCCCTGGCGTCAGGCGCGGCGCTGAGCCTGGCGGCGCTGGCCGGCTGTCCGCTGCTGATGCACGAGGTGGGTTCCGGCACGCGCGCCGTCACCGAGCGCGCCCTGGCGGCCAAGAACATCCGCCTGCGCCCGGCCATGACCCTGGCCAGCACCGAGGCGATCAAGCACACGGTGGCCACCGGCGTGGCCCTGGCCTTCCTGTCGGCGCAGGCGGTGCGCACCGAACTCAAGGCCGGCACCCTGGGGGTGGTGGAGGTGAAGGGCCTGCGCATCCGGCGGCCGCTGTACCGCGTGCAGCTCAAGAGCGCCTGGCTGAGCCCGGCGCTGGAGGCCTTCCTGGGGTTTCTTCCGGACAGGTAG
- the sat gene encoding sulfate adenylyltransferase yields MIKPHGSDALNPRFVYDTARHAALQKEAAGLPSLLLNSAAAANAVMLGAGYFNPLTGYMTKADALGVAKDLKTASGLFWPVPIVNLTRESGIKAGSRIALRDPNVEGNPVLAVMDVETVENVSDEELQFMAKEIFGNLDAKHPGVQTFLGLGNTLLSGPIEVLNFSYFQGEFPDTFRTAVEIRNEIKERGWNKVVAFQTRNPMHRAHEELCRMATERLQADGLVIHMLLGKLKEGDIPAPVRDACIRTMVENYFPKNTVMITGYGFDMLYAGPREAVLHAVFRQNMGADYLIVGRDHAGVGDYYGPFDAQTIFEERVPAGALQIQIFGADNTAYSKKLGRVVMMREAPDHVPEDFIALSGTKVRQMLGQGIAPPPEFSRPEVAKVLMEYYQLIDKSA; encoded by the coding sequence ATGATCAAGCCGCACGGCTCCGACGCCCTCAATCCGCGTTTCGTCTACGACACCGCCCGCCACGCCGCCCTGCAGAAGGAAGCCGCGGGCCTGCCGAGCCTGCTGCTGAACTCGGCCGCCGCCGCCAACGCGGTGATGCTGGGCGCCGGCTACTTCAACCCGCTGACCGGCTACATGACCAAGGCCGATGCCCTGGGCGTGGCCAAGGACCTGAAGACCGCCTCGGGCCTGTTCTGGCCGGTGCCGATCGTCAACCTGACCCGGGAATCCGGCATCAAGGCCGGCAGCCGCATCGCGCTGCGCGACCCCAACGTCGAAGGCAACCCGGTGCTGGCGGTGATGGACGTGGAGACGGTGGAGAACGTCAGCGACGAAGAGCTGCAGTTCATGGCCAAGGAGATCTTCGGCAACCTCGACGCCAAGCACCCGGGCGTGCAGACCTTCCTGGGCCTGGGCAACACGCTGCTGTCGGGCCCGATCGAAGTGCTGAACTTCAGCTACTTCCAGGGCGAATTCCCCGACACCTTCCGCACCGCCGTGGAAATCCGCAACGAGATCAAGGAGCGCGGCTGGAACAAGGTGGTCGCCTTCCAGACCCGCAACCCGATGCACCGCGCGCACGAAGAGCTGTGCCGCATGGCGACCGAGCGCCTGCAGGCCGACGGCCTGGTCATCCACATGCTGCTGGGCAAGCTGAAAGAGGGCGACATCCCGGCACCGGTGCGCGACGCCTGCATCCGCACCATGGTGGAGAACTACTTCCCGAAGAACACGGTGATGATCACCGGCTACGGCTTCGACATGCTCTATGCCGGCCCGCGCGAGGCCGTGCTGCATGCGGTGTTCCGCCAGAACATGGGCGCCGACTACCTGATCGTGGGCCGTGACCACGCCGGCGTGGGCGATTACTACGGCCCCTTCGACGCGCAGACCATCTTCGAAGAGCGCGTGCCGGCCGGTGCGCTGCAGATCCAGATTTTCGGCGCCGACAACACCGCCTACAGCAAGAAGCTGGGCCGCGTGGTGATGATGCGCGAAGCCCCGGACCATGTGCCGGAAGACTTCATCGCCCTGTCGGGCACCAAGGTGCGCCAGATGCTCGGCCAGGGCATCGCCCCGCCGCCGGAATTCTCGCGCCCGGAAGTGGCCAAGGTGCTGATGGAGTACTACCAGCTGATCGACAAGAGCGCCTGA